A genomic window from Tolypothrix sp. PCC 7910 includes:
- a CDS encoding PEP-CTERM sorting domain-containing protein, with the protein MNKHTAFISALVVTTGIALAATAMPASAVTFGFNNIAGGDTVGDAYNSKFSFDVIDQGNNNVLFKFANNSLSVLKEDPTIKQIAFSVDSTVSNLLSGMTFNSSFNTSINGVNFVSDANNLPQSNNIVGWNKNTNLGAGLVTGQGGGNENGVQRGEVLGIKFTGNYNNVLTAIANGKLKVGIHAGSLANGASDSYVNTTSYVTSAPPQAVPEPATIFGLMAFGMGGLLTRKNGKNAKKEVLPVKVTA; encoded by the coding sequence ATGAATAAGCACACTGCGTTTATTTCAGCGCTTGTAGTAACAACAGGTATTGCTTTAGCAGCAACTGCAATGCCAGCTTCTGCCGTAACCTTTGGTTTCAATAACATTGCTGGTGGTGATACTGTTGGTGATGCTTATAATTCCAAGTTTTCCTTTGATGTTATCGACCAAGGAAATAATAATGTACTGTTCAAATTTGCCAACAATAGTCTATCTGTACTAAAAGAAGATCCTACTATTAAACAAATTGCTTTCAGTGTAGATAGTACTGTGAGTAACCTCCTGTCTGGTATGACGTTCAACTCCTCATTTAATACCTCTATTAACGGAGTCAACTTTGTAAGTGACGCTAATAATTTACCGCAAAGCAATAACATCGTAGGATGGAATAAAAATACAAACCTTGGTGCTGGACTTGTAACAGGACAGGGTGGAGGCAATGAAAATGGAGTGCAAAGAGGTGAGGTTTTAGGAATCAAATTTACTGGGAACTACAACAATGTTCTTACTGCTATTGCTAACGGTAAACTTAAAGTAGGTATTCATGCTGGCAGCCTTGCAAATGGTGCTAGTGATAGTTATGTAAACACTACCTCTTATGTAACCAGCGCCCCACCACAAGCTGTGCCTGAACCAGCTACTATATTTGGCTTGATGGCTTTTGGTATGGGTGGATTGCTGACACGCAAGAATGGTAAAAATGCCAAAAAAGAAGTCCTTCCAGTAAAGGTAACAGCTTAA
- a CDS encoding aspartate aminotransferase — translation MSLDWIVPAERIQKLPPYVFARLDELKAKAREQGLDLIDLGMGNPDGPTPQPVVEAAMAALQNPANHGYPPFEGTANFRRAITNWYDRRYGVSLDPDSEALPLLGSKEGLTHLAIAYINPGDIVLVPSPAYPAHFRGPVIAGGQVYSLILKPENDWLIDLGAIPDEVAQKAKILYFNYPSNPTAATAPREFFEEIVAFARKHEILLVHDLCYAELAFDGYQPTSLLEIPGAKEIGVEFHTLSKTYNMAGWRVGFVVGNRHVIQGLRTLKTNLDYGIFAALQTAAETALQLPDVYLHEVQQRYRTRRDFLIEGLGKLGWDIPKTKATMYLWVKCPVGVGSTDFALDVLQQTGVVVTPGNAFGVAGEGYVRISLIADCDRLGEVLHRFKQAGIHYE, via the coding sequence ATGAGTTTGGATTGGATTGTCCCAGCAGAACGTATACAGAAGCTACCACCTTATGTATTTGCTCGCTTAGATGAGCTAAAGGCAAAGGCGAGGGAGCAAGGGTTAGATTTGATTGATTTGGGGATGGGAAACCCTGATGGCCCAACACCGCAACCAGTGGTAGAAGCAGCAATGGCAGCTTTGCAAAATCCTGCCAATCATGGCTATCCACCGTTTGAAGGGACGGCTAATTTTCGTCGTGCCATTACCAATTGGTACGATCGCCGTTATGGTGTCTCCCTCGATCCCGATAGTGAAGCTTTGCCCTTACTGGGTTCCAAAGAAGGATTAACCCATTTAGCGATCGCCTACATCAACCCTGGTGATATCGTTCTGGTACCATCTCCTGCTTACCCCGCCCATTTTCGCGGCCCGGTAATCGCTGGTGGGCAAGTTTACAGCTTGATTTTAAAGCCAGAAAACGACTGGTTAATTGATTTAGGGGCGATTCCCGATGAAGTGGCACAAAAAGCCAAAATCCTCTATTTCAACTATCCCAGCAATCCCACCGCAGCCACCGCACCTCGAGAATTTTTTGAAGAAATCGTTGCTTTTGCTAGGAAACACGAAATTCTTCTAGTGCATGACTTATGTTATGCCGAGTTAGCATTTGATGGTTATCAACCCACTAGCTTATTAGAAATTCCCGGTGCCAAGGAAATTGGTGTAGAGTTTCACACCTTATCCAAAACCTACAATATGGCAGGTTGGCGCGTTGGGTTTGTGGTGGGGAATCGCCATGTCATCCAAGGTTTGCGGACTTTAAAAACCAACTTAGACTATGGTATTTTTGCAGCCTTACAAACAGCCGCAGAAACTGCCTTGCAACTGCCAGATGTCTATTTGCATGAAGTCCAACAACGCTACCGCACCCGTCGCGATTTCCTGATTGAAGGATTAGGCAAGTTAGGTTGGGATATTCCCAAAACCAAAGCGACAATGTATCTCTGGGTGAAATGTCCTGTAGGCGTTGGTTCTACAGATTTTGCCCTAGATGTCTTGCAACAAACCGGCGTTGTCGTCACTCCTGGTAATGCCTTTGGCGTTGCTGGTGAAGGATATGTCAGGATCAGTTTAATTGCAGATTGCGATCGCTTGGGTGAAGTTCTGCACAGATTTAAACAAGCTGGTATCCACTACGAATAA
- a CDS encoding iron-containing alcohol dehydrogenase family protein, translated as MPNQISTQTLSTQTPSSLLTLAIAPAKVIRGSNILQTASTEIARLGNRPLIVAGKQTLAITKESLQPILEQQKLDIAAADYGADCCEASLESLRKAAKAHKADLIIGFGGGKALDTAKLVAHQLQLPVVTIPTSAATCAAWSALSNVYSEDGAFLYDVALSRCPDLLILDYDLIQTAPQHTLVAGIGDAIAKWYEASVSSGHSQQTLIIGAVQQARVLRDILLQKSVAALQTPGSEDWQEVVDASVLMAGVVGGLGGAQCRTVAAHAVHNGLTHIAGHSSIHGEKVAYGILVQLRLEEMVQGNQLAATSRQQLVKFYAEIGLPQKLSDLGLGNITLAELQTAAEIALNPNSDIHRLPFKVALEQLMAAMVSTTAPVDSRDTTNRVSVRGISDEVEQ; from the coding sequence ATGCCCAATCAAATTTCTACTCAAACCTTGTCTACTCAAACACCTAGTTCATTATTGACGTTGGCGATCGCGCCAGCAAAAGTAATTCGTGGTTCCAATATATTGCAGACGGCATCAACAGAGATTGCGCGTTTGGGGAATCGTCCCTTAATTGTGGCGGGAAAGCAAACTCTGGCGATTACCAAAGAGAGTTTGCAACCCATTTTAGAACAGCAAAAATTAGATATCGCTGCAGCTGACTATGGTGCAGATTGCTGTGAAGCTAGCTTGGAATCTTTGCGGAAAGCAGCAAAAGCACATAAAGCTGATTTGATTATCGGTTTTGGTGGTGGTAAAGCACTGGATACAGCGAAGTTAGTAGCCCATCAGTTACAATTACCAGTGGTGACAATTCCCACCTCAGCGGCTACCTGTGCGGCTTGGTCTGCCCTCTCGAATGTTTATTCTGAGGATGGGGCGTTTCTTTATGATGTGGCCCTATCTCGCTGTCCCGATTTGCTGATTCTGGATTACGACTTAATTCAAACCGCACCACAGCATACCTTAGTAGCGGGAATCGGAGATGCGATCGCCAAGTGGTATGAAGCGTCAGTCAGTAGTGGACATTCCCAACAAACTTTAATTATTGGTGCTGTGCAGCAAGCACGAGTTCTGCGCGATATTTTATTGCAAAAGTCAGTCGCCGCCTTGCAAACGCCAGGTAGTGAAGATTGGCAAGAAGTCGTAGATGCTTCAGTGTTGATGGCTGGGGTAGTTGGGGGATTAGGAGGCGCACAGTGCCGTACCGTTGCCGCCCATGCAGTGCATAATGGTTTAACTCACATTGCCGGACATAGCAGTATTCACGGTGAAAAAGTTGCCTATGGCATCTTAGTGCAACTGCGTTTAGAAGAAATGGTTCAAGGCAATCAACTAGCAGCCACATCCAGACAACAGCTAGTGAAATTTTATGCAGAGATTGGATTGCCACAAAAATTGAGTGATTTGGGATTGGGCAATATTACCCTAGCTGAACTGCAAACCGCTGCGGAAATCGCCCTTAATCCGAATTCCGATATCCATCGACTACCGTTTAAAGTAGCGTTGGAACAGTTAATGGCGGCGATGGTTTCTACCACTGCACCAGTAGATAGTCGAGACACGACAAATCGCGTCTCAGTCAGGGGTATCAGTGACGAGGTTGAGCAATGA
- a CDS encoding Ycf51 family protein — protein MLTTADFLQYTQWSGIATLVFAALAVLGLIFKWGIRFRLVGTTGFMLVVTAGLFALSLVPLSRTVIPGAVRYTLVYDNGSTQAVISTTPQITTSALDATLRQAASNLYSFGRLGSKTENQLTIRARALIHPEPGVTVPLYLGQVKRSLVSREDSNITVELYPEKFAQLPKPTA, from the coding sequence ATGCTCACAACAGCTGATTTTCTTCAATACACCCAATGGTCAGGTATTGCAACGTTGGTGTTTGCCGCCTTAGCAGTCTTGGGTTTAATTTTTAAATGGGGCATCCGCTTTCGGCTGGTGGGTACAACTGGCTTTATGCTGGTGGTCACAGCTGGTTTATTTGCACTCTCATTAGTACCTTTGAGCCGGACTGTGATTCCTGGTGCAGTCCGCTACACTCTGGTTTATGACAATGGTTCCACACAAGCCGTAATTTCCACCACACCCCAAATTACCACTTCAGCATTAGACGCAACTTTACGACAAGCCGCTAGTAATCTCTATTCTTTTGGCCGCTTGGGTTCTAAGACTGAAAACCAACTGACAATTCGAGCCCGGGCTTTAATTCACCCAGAACCAGGGGTGACTGTACCTTTATATTTGGGTCAGGTTAAGCGATCGCTAGTTAGTCGTGAAGACTCTAATATCACTGTGGAACTTTACCCAGAAAAATTTGCTCAGTTGCCAAAGCCTACAGCTTAG
- a CDS encoding fasciclin domain-containing protein, protein MADIVDIAVSNDAFKTLVTAVQAAGLVETLKSPGPFTVFAPTDDAFAKLPAGTIQTLVQNIPQLTRILKFHVVPGKLMQSDLAKLGTVTSVEGSPIKIDCSDGFEVKNATVLAADIEADNGVIHVIDTVILMG, encoded by the coding sequence ATGGCTGATATTGTAGATATTGCCGTTAGCAATGACGCGTTTAAAACCTTAGTAACTGCTGTACAAGCTGCTGGTTTAGTAGAAACATTAAAAAGTCCTGGGCCGTTTACTGTGTTTGCTCCTACTGATGATGCTTTTGCTAAGTTACCAGCAGGAACTATTCAAACTCTAGTGCAAAATATTCCTCAGTTAACAAGGATTTTAAAATTTCATGTAGTGCCTGGAAAGCTGATGCAGTCTGACTTAGCAAAACTTGGAACCGTTACTTCTGTGGAAGGTTCACCAATCAAAATTGATTGTTCTGATGGATTTGAAGTGAAAAACGCCACAGTTTTAGCAGCGGATATCGAAGCTGATAATGGTGTAATTCACGTCATTGATACGGTGATTTTAATGGGATGA
- a CDS encoding putative 2-dehydropantoate 2-reductase: MSERSYAILGTGALGGFYGAKLQKAGLDVHFLLRSDYEYVSKSGLVVESIDGDFTLTQVNAYDDVAKMPQCDVVVVSLKTTQNHLLPQMLPPVVKDNGVVLVLQNGLAVEEEVAKIVDNVTIIGGLCFLCSNKVADGHIRHLDYGQITLGEYAANYEPMGITPRMQQIADDFTNAGIAIELTEDLLLGRWKKLVWNIPYNGLSVILNARTDELMANLHTRELVEKVMYEVSAGAKTAGRVIAESFIQTMLEYTVKMKPYRTSMKIDYDERRPLEVEAIFGNPLRKAQAAGVDLQLIRCLYQQLKFLDMRDG, encoded by the coding sequence ATGTCCGAGCGTAGTTACGCCATTTTAGGTACTGGTGCATTAGGTGGTTTTTATGGTGCCAAGCTGCAAAAAGCTGGTTTAGATGTCCACTTTTTGCTGAGAAGTGATTATGAATATGTGAGTAAATCGGGTTTGGTGGTGGAATCAATTGATGGTGATTTCACGCTGACTCAAGTCAACGCCTACGATGATGTCGCCAAAATGCCACAATGCGATGTGGTGGTGGTGTCGCTGAAAACTACACAAAACCATTTACTACCGCAGATGTTACCGCCCGTGGTTAAGGATAATGGGGTGGTGTTGGTGTTGCAAAATGGACTGGCGGTAGAAGAGGAAGTTGCCAAGATAGTTGACAATGTGACTATTATTGGTGGGTTGTGTTTTCTCTGTTCCAACAAAGTTGCAGATGGACATATACGCCATCTTGACTATGGACAAATTACCTTGGGAGAATATGCTGCTAACTACGAGCCAATGGGGATTACACCCAGGATGCAGCAAATAGCTGATGACTTTACTAATGCAGGTATCGCTATAGAGTTAACTGAAGACTTATTACTGGGGCGATGGAAAAAATTAGTGTGGAATATTCCCTATAATGGGCTGTCTGTAATTCTTAACGCCAGAACTGATGAGTTAATGGCGAATCTGCACACCCGTGAGTTAGTGGAAAAGGTGATGTATGAAGTTAGCGCTGGGGCGAAGACGGCGGGGAGGGTGATTGCGGAGAGTTTTATTCAAACTATGTTGGAGTACACGGTGAAGATGAAGCCTTACCGTACCAGCATGAAGATTGATTATGATGAACGTCGTCCTTTGGAAGTGGAAGCGATTTTTGGGAATCCGTTACGGAAGGCGCAAGCGGCTGGGGTGGATTTACAGTTGATTCGGTGTTTGTATCAGCAGTTGAAGTTTTTGGATATGAGGGATGGGTAA
- a CDS encoding trehalase family glycosidase: MTPQTSTQSPFTSTQIAAVRTYIKKTWKTLRRSHSHLLQSAKDAKLEHKPDSPWIIYISPREDCPNVQSVLERSLSKDEVRQIEIRTLPPEAEAIREHGLLYLPGDYVVPGGRFNEMYGWDSYFILLGLLRDGESDLAQSQVDQLLYQVQHYGTILNANRTYMLSRSQPPVLSLMVLAMFQHSQDEEWLRSTVPLLEQFYYYWVVPPHLNPATGLSRYYALGESPAPEVLFSERDEEGKNHYERVKEYYQRFEIEDYDVSLYYDRETDELSNLFYKGDRTMRESGFDISNRFGPFSIDIIHYAPVCLNSLLYQMEQDLAQINDILGNEQLAQQWRDRAEVRRDRIDQCLWDEAQGLYLDYHFQTQTRRKYEFATTFYPLWVGVASDAQAKRVVENLSLFEAPGGLFTSTRVTGNQWDAPFGWAPLTLIAVQGLHRYGYHQEGDRIARKFLAMVIKEFERRGSLVEKYDVERCSANVSDEICFGYSSNEVGFGWTNGVVLELLATLM, from the coding sequence ATGACACCTCAAACTTCCACCCAATCCCCATTTACCAGCACACAAATTGCAGCTGTCAGAACATATATCAAAAAAACCTGGAAAACCTTAAGGCGATCGCACTCACATTTACTGCAATCTGCCAAAGATGCCAAACTAGAACACAAACCCGATAGCCCTTGGATTATCTACATCTCCCCTAGAGAAGATTGTCCCAATGTTCAGTCTGTCTTAGAGCGATCGCTATCAAAAGACGAAGTCCGCCAAATAGAAATTCGCACCTTACCCCCTGAAGCCGAAGCCATTAGAGAACATGGATTGTTATATCTCCCCGGCGATTACGTTGTTCCAGGCGGACGCTTTAACGAAATGTACGGCTGGGACAGCTATTTTATTTTGCTAGGTTTATTACGAGATGGCGAATCGGATTTAGCCCAAAGTCAAGTCGATCAGCTACTTTACCAAGTACAGCATTACGGTACTATCCTCAATGCCAACCGTACTTATATGCTGTCGCGATCGCAACCCCCCGTCCTCAGCTTGATGGTTTTAGCGATGTTCCAACATAGCCAAGATGAAGAATGGCTGAGGTCAACAGTACCGTTGTTAGAGCAATTTTACTATTACTGGGTAGTCCCGCCCCACCTCAACCCCGCCACAGGGTTATCTAGGTATTATGCTTTAGGCGAAAGCCCAGCACCAGAAGTATTATTCTCAGAACGCGATGAAGAAGGGAAAAACCACTATGAACGCGTCAAGGAATACTATCAAAGATTTGAAATCGAAGATTATGATGTCAGCCTTTACTATGACCGAGAAACAGACGAATTAAGCAATCTGTTTTACAAAGGCGATCGCACCATGCGCGAATCTGGTTTTGATATCAGCAATCGCTTTGGCCCTTTTAGTATTGATATTATCCACTATGCGCCCGTGTGCCTCAACAGCTTGCTTTACCAAATGGAACAAGACTTAGCGCAAATCAACGATATTCTTGGTAACGAACAACTAGCGCAACAATGGCGCGATCGCGCAGAGGTAAGACGCGATCGCATTGATCAATGTCTTTGGGATGAAGCCCAAGGACTTTATCTCGACTATCACTTTCAAACTCAAACACGCCGCAAATACGAATTTGCTACCACCTTTTATCCCCTGTGGGTAGGAGTCGCCTCTGACGCACAAGCCAAACGCGTTGTGGAAAACCTCTCCTTATTTGAAGCCCCAGGGGGATTATTTACCAGCACCCGCGTTACAGGTAACCAATGGGACGCACCCTTTGGCTGGGCACCCTTAACATTAATCGCCGTCCAAGGATTACACCGTTACGGCTATCATCAAGAAGGCGATCGCATTGCCCGCAAATTCTTAGCTATGGTAATTAAAGAATTTGAGCGTCGCGGTAGCCTAGTCGAAAAATACGACGTAGAACGCTGTTCCGCCAACGTTTCCGACGAAATTTGCTTTGGCTACAGTTCCAACGAAGTCGGCTTCGGCTGGACAAATGGCGTAGTACTCGAACTCCTCGCAACTTTAATGTAA
- the treY gene encoding malto-oligosyltrehalose synthase encodes MRIPKATYRIQFTSQFNFDNAKAIAAYLADLGISDLYASPIFKARSGSTHGYDVVDAAQLNPELGTTESFEALVSELQSLNMGWLQDIVPNHMAYSSENAYLMDVLEHGPDSSYTDYFDLCWNVPFGDREQRILAPLLGDFYGVSLEKGDIQLQYEQNGLTVNYYSLKLPLRLESYTKFLTHNLGKLTRTLGRNHPDFIKLLGILYILKNVPSEVAGKQRQDQIAFIKGLVWELYSSNDDIREFIDENLKTFNGEPGNSESFNLLDDILKEQFYRLAFWKVGAEEMNYRRFFTVNELISVKVEELRVFNNTHSLIQKLVEEGKFTGLRIDHIDGLYNPSQYLERLQEKMGDVYITVEKILEMTEDLPENWRIAGTSGYDFLNYINGVFCQSANESEFEQIYQKFIGAKVDYASLVNKNKHLILEKNLAGDVDNLAILLKNISSKYRFGNDFTVNGLKRAIAEILTLFPIYRTYITPDGIHESDRAYIEEVIRQAKAQAPLLQHEMDFIEKLMLLEFDSSLTQTEREQWLYFVMRMQQYTGPLMAKGVEDTTLYSYNRFISLNEVGGNPSHFGISLGEFHSFNQKHQQTWTHTMNTTATHDTKRGEDVRARLNVLSEIPDEWEQRVNKWSSMNQGHKSKRKNATMPDRNDEYFLYQTLVGAFPFAEHEYSSFGERVKEYIIKSIREAKVHTAWLRPDSEYEEACTAFVEKVLDPSISQEFLTDFREFQQRIANYGIFNSLSQTLLKIAAPGVPDFYQGTELWELSLVDPDNRRPVDFEQRRSYLNDIKQQIKTDILGLIPELLTAKTDGRIKLFLTVQALKARIDYLQLFQDGEYLPLEIQGTHADHIIAFARQQGNQTAIAIAPRFLTNLIQPGEYPLGESVWQDTHLQLPTGTSATWKNLLTQQSFEATATLSIGAALAHFPVALLVSAE; translated from the coding sequence ATGCGAATTCCTAAAGCTACATATCGAATTCAATTTACATCCCAATTTAACTTTGACAATGCAAAGGCGATCGCAGCTTACCTGGCTGATTTAGGTATCTCCGATTTATACGCCTCACCCATCTTCAAAGCTAGATCCGGTAGTACTCATGGCTATGATGTCGTAGATGCTGCTCAACTTAATCCTGAATTAGGTACTACCGAATCCTTTGAAGCCTTAGTTAGCGAACTCCAATCCCTTAATATGGGCTGGTTACAAGATATTGTACCTAACCACATGGCTTATAGTAGCGAAAACGCCTACCTAATGGATGTATTAGAACATGGCCCAGATTCCAGCTATACCGACTACTTTGATTTATGCTGGAATGTTCCCTTTGGCGATCGCGAACAGCGCATACTCGCGCCTTTGCTGGGAGACTTCTACGGGGTTTCCTTAGAAAAGGGAGACATTCAATTACAATATGAACAAAACGGGTTAACTGTTAATTATTACAGTTTAAAATTGCCGTTGCGGTTAGAGTCTTATACCAAATTCCTCACTCATAATCTTGGTAAACTCACCCGCACTTTAGGACGCAATCACCCTGATTTTATTAAATTATTAGGGATTCTCTACATTCTAAAAAATGTCCCTTCTGAGGTGGCTGGTAAACAACGTCAAGACCAAATTGCCTTTATTAAAGGTTTAGTTTGGGAACTATATAGTAGCAATGATGATATCCGCGAGTTCATTGACGAAAACCTGAAAACCTTCAACGGCGAACCAGGTAATTCCGAAAGCTTTAATTTGCTCGATGACATCCTCAAAGAGCAATTTTATCGCCTCGCCTTTTGGAAAGTTGGCGCGGAAGAAATGAACTATCGCCGCTTCTTTACTGTCAATGAACTGATTTCGGTGAAAGTTGAAGAACTGCGGGTTTTTAATAACACCCATAGCTTAATTCAAAAATTAGTAGAAGAAGGTAAATTTACAGGCTTACGTATTGACCATATTGACGGACTTTATAACCCCAGCCAATATTTAGAAAGACTGCAAGAAAAAATGGGTGATGTCTATATCACCGTTGAAAAAATCTTGGAAATGACGGAAGATTTACCAGAAAATTGGAGAATTGCAGGTACATCTGGTTATGACTTTTTAAATTATATCAATGGCGTATTCTGTCAATCAGCAAATGAATCAGAATTTGAGCAAATTTATCAGAAATTTATCGGTGCGAAAGTAGATTATGCATCGCTTGTCAACAAGAATAAGCACCTAATTTTGGAAAAGAATTTAGCAGGCGACGTTGATAATTTAGCGATTTTGTTAAAGAATATTTCCAGCAAATATCGCTTTGGCAATGATTTTACAGTCAACGGCTTAAAAAGAGCGATCGCAGAAATTCTGACTCTCTTCCCTATTTACCGCACCTATATTACACCAGATGGCATCCATGAAAGCGATCGCGCTTACATTGAGGAAGTAATTCGCCAAGCCAAAGCCCAAGCGCCTTTGTTACAGCATGAGATGGACTTCATTGAAAAGCTGATGCTGCTGGAGTTTGATTCTTCCCTCACGCAAACCGAACGGGAACAATGGCTATATTTTGTCATGCGGATGCAGCAATATACCGGGCCATTGATGGCAAAAGGTGTAGAAGACACCACATTATATTCCTACAACCGCTTTATTTCCCTGAATGAAGTCGGCGGAAATCCCAGTCATTTTGGTATTTCCCTGGGCGAATTTCATAGCTTTAACCAAAAGCACCAACAAACTTGGACTCATACCATGAACACCACCGCCACCCACGACACTAAGCGGGGTGAAGATGTGCGCGCCAGGTTAAATGTGCTGTCAGAAATTCCCGATGAGTGGGAACAGCGAGTTAACAAGTGGAGTAGCATGAATCAAGGGCATAAAAGCAAGCGCAAAAATGCAACTATGCCCGATCGCAATGACGAATATTTCCTCTATCAAACACTAGTTGGGGCTTTTCCCTTCGCAGAACATGAATATTCATCCTTTGGGGAAAGGGTGAAAGAATACATCATTAAATCGATTCGGGAAGCGAAAGTACATACAGCATGGTTGCGTCCAGATAGCGAATATGAAGAAGCTTGTACAGCTTTTGTCGAGAAAGTCTTAGATCCATCAATCTCTCAAGAATTCCTCACAGATTTCCGCGAGTTTCAACAGCGCATTGCCAACTATGGTATCTTCAACTCCCTTTCTCAAACTCTACTAAAAATTGCCGCCCCTGGCGTACCCGACTTTTACCAAGGAACCGAACTTTGGGAACTCAGCTTAGTCGATCCCGATAACCGTCGTCCCGTAGATTTTGAACAGCGTCGGAGTTATTTAAACGACATCAAACAGCAAATCAAAACCGACATTCTCGGCTTAATTCCGGAATTACTCACCGCCAAAACCGATGGGAGAATCAAACTCTTTTTAACAGTACAAGCCCTAAAAGCCAGAATCGATTACCTGCAATTATTCCAAGACGGTGAATATCTACCCCTAGAAATTCAGGGAACCCACGCCGATCATATTATCGCCTTTGCCAGACAGCAGGGAAACCAAACCGCGATCGCGATCGCCCCGCGTTTTCTCACCAACCTTATTCAACCTGGGGAATATCCCTTAGGCGAATCGGTATGGCAAGATACACACCTGCAATTACCCACAGGAACCTCCGCCACCTGGAAAAATCTGCTAACTCAGCAATCCTTCGAGGCGACAGCAACATTATCCATCGGCGCAGCACTAGCGCATTTTCCCGTGGCTTTGTTAGTGAGTGCTGAGTAA